The Treponema succinifaciens DSM 2489 region AGCTGGAGAAAAGGAATTTACTCCGGAACTTTATAAAGCTGCAAAAAATGCCGGCTATCCAGATAAAGTTATTCAGGAACTTGCAGGACAAAAAATAACAGGAGCCTCTGGAATTCTTTCGGAAGCAAAAGAAGCTGCAAAACTTGTAAAGCAAGGAAAAGTTGCCCATATTCCTGCTGTCTATAAAATGGTTGATACTTGCGCTGGAGAATTCAATGCGGAAACTCCATATTTTTATGGAACTTACGATTCCCAGAATGAAGCCCGTATTTTCCTTGATGAGCGCAAAGAAAAAGGAAAGAAATCTTCAAAGGGAACAATTATTGTTTTAGGTTCAGGTCCGATTAGAATTGGTCAGGGAATTGAATTTGATTATGCTTCTGTTCAATGCGTTTGGGCTTTAAAACGGCTTGGCTACGATGTTGTTACAATCAACAATAACCCGGAAACTGTTTCTACTGACTTTGATACAAGCGACCGTCTTTACTTTGAGCCTCTTACTCCAGAAGATGTTATGAGCGTTGTCAACACAGAAAAGCCAGTTGGAGTTGTTGTTGCTTTTGGCGGACAAACTGCGATTAAACTTACAAAATTTCTTGATTCTCAGGGAATTCGCATTTTGGGAACAAGCGCGGATTCGATTGACCTTGCGGAAGACCGCGAGCGTTTTGAAGAGCTTTGTGAAAAACTTCATATAAACCGACCAAAGGGACTTACAATTTTTACAGAAGAAGAGGCTTTGGAAGCAACACAGAAACTTGGCTACCCTGTTCTTTTGCGTCCGTCTTATGTTCTTGGCGGTCAAAACATGATTATTGCCTTTAACGATGACGATGTAAAGGAATACATGAAGATTATTCTTGCCCAGGGAATTGAAAATCCGGTTTTGATTGACCAGTATATGATGGGCACAGAGCTTGAAGTTGATGCGATTTGTGACGGAAAAGACATTCTTATTCCGGGAATAATGGAGCATATCGAGCGTACAGGAATTCATTCGGGAGATTCAATTGCGGTTTATCCAAGCTGGAATTTAAATGATATTCTGCGTGAAAAAATTATAAATCAGTCCAGAGAACTTGCTTTGGCTCTTGGAACAAAAGGTCTTGTAAATATTCAGTATCTTATTTACAACAACGATTTGTATATTATTGAAGTGAATCCGCGTTCAAGCCGCACAGTTCCTTACATTTCAAAAGTTACAAATGTTCCTATGGTTGATTTGGCTGTGCGCGCAATGCTTGGAGAAAAAGTAAAGAATATGGGATTTGGAACTGGACTTTATCGTTTGCCTCCGTATTTTGCTGTAAAAGTTCCTGTTTTCAGCTTTGAAAAACTGATGGACGTTGATACTCATCTTGGTCCTGAAATGAAGTCCACTGGTGAAGTTTTGGGAATTGCATCTACAATGGAAGAGGCTATTTTCAAAGGCTTGATTGGTGCAGGATACAATATGAAAAGAAGCGGCGGAGTTTTGTTCAGCGTAAGAAAAACAGACCGTTATGAGCTTCCAGACTTGGCAAAAAAATTCTATGACATGGGATTTAAGCTTTATGCCACAGAAGGAAATGCAAAGACAATCAGCGATTTTGGAATGGAAGTTGAAGTTGTAAATAAAATCCATGAAAATCCAAATGATAATCTTTTGTCTTTGCTTGATTCTGGAAAAGTTGACTACGTGATTTCGACTTCTGCAAAAGGAAGGGATCCGCGGGCAGATTCTGTCCGTATGAGACGCCATGCTGTTGAGCGCGACATTCCGTGTCTTACTGCGATTGATACGGCAAATGCCATTGCAAACTGCCTCAAGTCAAAGTATACGGCTGAAAATGTTGAACTTGTGGATATAAATCAGCTTAGGGAAGAAAAGCAAAAAATTACTTTCTACAAGATGGATTCAACTGGAAACGACTTTATTGTTATAAATGCAATGAATCAGGTTGTAAAAAATCCTGCGGGTCTTGCGGTTCGTCTTTGTGACAGACGGAATGGCGGAATTGGAGCGGATTCTCTTGTTCTTATTGAAGAAAGCAAAATTGCTGATGCAAAGATGCGCTTTTTTAATCTTGACGGAACAGAAGGAAAAATGGCGGGAAATGCAATCCGCTGTGTGGGAAAATATCTTTACGATAACAATATAAAAGGAATTCAGGAAAAGCACGGAAAGAAAACCGATGCGACTGAAAAAATCACAATTGAAACTGGCAGCGGAGTAAAAACTTTAGTTTTGTACAAGCAGAACGGAAAAGTTACTTCTGTTACTGTTGACATGGGAAAACCTCTTTTTGCAAGTGAAGAAATTCCTACTTCTTTGGTTGCTGTTGATATTACAAATTGCGGCTTTAATGAGGAAAATAAAAATGCTGTTCTTCCAAAGAAAGCCGTTGTCAATGCGCCTTTGATTGTTGCAGGAAACGAATACAGAGTTACTTGCATAAATGTCGGAAATCCTCACTGTGTTGTTTTCAGCAAATTTGTGGACAAAGAGCCTGTCACAAAAATTGGACCTTTGTTTGAAAGCCATTTAGTTTTCCCGGAAAAAACGAATACAGAATTTGTGCGCGTTGTCGGTCCGAATGAACTTAAGATGCGTACTTGGGAGCGCGGAAACGGAGAAACTTTGGCTTGCGGAACTGGAGCTTGTGCGGCGGCAGTTGCTTCTGTTATAAATGGATTTTCTCCAATAAATCAGGATATAACTGTAAAAGTCCGTGGCGGAAATCTTATTGTAAAATATACAGGCGAAACTGTCTTGTTAACAGGAAATACAAAGATGTGCTATCAAGGCGAAGTTGAAATATAGTTTTAGCTTTTGTAAAAAATGAAAAGCCCATGAGAATTGTCTCATGGGCTTTTTTGTACTGACAGAATTTGTGTTAGAACTTAAAACTGCTCATTTCGCCGCTAAGTTTTTCAACGCCTTCTGTATTCTTTGAAACGTGGTCTTTTGCAGTTGAAATTGTGTTGTTTATATTGTTAAGACTCTGGTTGATGTTATCCATTTTTTCATTTGTTTCAAGAGTTGCCTTGTTCAAGTTTTCCATTTCAATTACAATCTGTTCTCCACCGTGAAGCATTTCGCTTGCTCCGTCTTTTACGGCGTTTGTTGAGTCAGTAATAAGCCCGATTCCTTCAAGAATCTGCTTGTTTCCTTCTGTCTGCTCTGTCATTGCGTTGGAGATAACTGTTTCCTCGTGCTTTACTTTTTGTGAAAGCTGATAGATTACATTGAACTGTTTTAGAACATTTTCTGTATTGTCTGCAACTGCGGCAATTGATTCAGAAAGAGA contains the following coding sequences:
- the carB gene encoding carbamoyl-phosphate synthase large subunit; protein product: MPLNKDIHKVMVIGSGPIIIGQAAEFDYAGSQACKALKEQGLEVVLVNSNPATLMTDHTMADQIYIEPLIPETIQRIIEKEKPDSLLSTLGGQTGLTLSMELAKSGFLENHGVKLLGAKPETIDKAEDRQMFKDTMLAIGEPCIPSKVVTTYEDALDFVKNEIGYPAIIRPAFTLGGTGGGIVHNDEEMDEIAHNGLHRSPIHQILVEKCISGWKEIEFEVMRDSAGNVLTVCSMENFDPVGVHTGDSIVIAPTVTLSDKEYQMLRSAALNIISSLGMEGGCNCQFALNPNSFEYAVIEVNPRVSRSSALASKATGYPIAKVATLIAIGYTLDEIPNAVTKKTAACFEPVLDYVVVKMPKFPFDKFVYAKRDLGTQMKATGEVMAIGQTFEQAIMKAVRGAEVGAQSLNLSSFVEMSDEEIEKRVGECTDQRIFAIFQAIKRNILSIIQINKITKIDLWFLAKLENLAFMERDFAKVKAGEKEFTPELYKAAKNAGYPDKVIQELAGQKITGASGILSEAKEAAKLVKQGKVAHIPAVYKMVDTCAGEFNAETPYFYGTYDSQNEARIFLDERKEKGKKSSKGTIIVLGSGPIRIGQGIEFDYASVQCVWALKRLGYDVVTINNNPETVSTDFDTSDRLYFEPLTPEDVMSVVNTEKPVGVVVAFGGQTAIKLTKFLDSQGIRILGTSADSIDLAEDRERFEELCEKLHINRPKGLTIFTEEEALEATQKLGYPVLLRPSYVLGGQNMIIAFNDDDVKEYMKIILAQGIENPVLIDQYMMGTELEVDAICDGKDILIPGIMEHIERTGIHSGDSIAVYPSWNLNDILREKIINQSRELALALGTKGLVNIQYLIYNNDLYIIEVNPRSSRTVPYISKVTNVPMVDLAVRAMLGEKVKNMGFGTGLYRLPPYFAVKVPVFSFEKLMDVDTHLGPEMKSTGEVLGIASTMEEAIFKGLIGAGYNMKRSGGVLFSVRKTDRYELPDLAKKFYDMGFKLYATEGNAKTISDFGMEVEVVNKIHENPNDNLLSLLDSGKVDYVISTSAKGRDPRADSVRMRRHAVERDIPCLTAIDTANAIANCLKSKYTAENVELVDINQLREEKQKITFYKMDSTGNDFIVINAMNQVVKNPAGLAVRLCDRRNGGIGADSLVLIEESKIADAKMRFFNLDGTEGKMAGNAIRCVGKYLYDNNIKGIQEKHGKKTDATEKITIETGSGVKTLVLYKQNGKVTSVTVDMGKPLFASEEIPTSLVAVDITNCGFNEENKNAVLPKKAVVNAPLIVAGNEYRVTCINVGNPHCVVFSKFVDKEPVTKIGPLFESHLVFPEKTNTEFVRVVGPNELKMRTWERGNGETLACGTGACAAAVASVINGFSPINQDITVKVRGGNLIVKYTGETVLLTGNTKMCYQGEVEI